The following proteins are co-located in the Spirochaetaceae bacterium genome:
- a CDS encoding ABC transporter substrate-binding protein encodes MRHYSARAALVALLVIPLATVALWATGEEEAAAASDIDTVPVYGGNLNMAQRQGASPLDPIDGARDSVAFGSFYDLAYVVDYLKGPRGTGEEAYPNFWFIDIKKQMPQLLASWEFPDIESAVFRVRQGVHWWRAEDVARPNPALADYYGTELTAQDLVDRWNADAAVVGAAAADRDWQWSVRADDPWVIDVKFPEPDATSWFVVTLSRISWSHPAMHNTEGVNPSDWQDALGTGPWIPTDHVPGVTTKLKKNPAYWDVDPFIPENSVPYLDTKSMTPTADDPAITIAALRSGQLDVFGFHGLQPEDVSSLERTNPELGHVPQGALLRGFNVNLNIADSPWADKRVRYAAMLAVNHQEMVDSFYYGLAYPGGYPAQSLHGDNYIGPDELKAMGRDDLAELYEYHPDKARALLAEAGYPDGFDTTILAMHSVSEDVELFAGYLREVGINAELDLMESAAYYSASLGPDPDPRFTGLTFIDAGAPQIGLMGTMNFHHDPRASLVWYGNPLGDNVTPENRAAAERQMELIDAAKTAEDPATYRELWTELYLHTLEEAWHIAGVTVEQHIYWQPWVKGFGGAVGDLISQANLSKWWWVDCDAKLSSNGRACND; translated from the coding sequence ATGAGACACTATTCAGCAAGAGCAGCGCTTGTTGCGCTGCTCGTCATTCCATTGGCAACAGTTGCGTTGTGGGCAACAGGCGAAGAGGAGGCCGCCGCCGCATCGGACATCGACACCGTGCCGGTGTACGGCGGCAACCTGAACATGGCGCAGCGCCAGGGCGCCTCGCCGCTCGATCCGATCGACGGCGCCCGCGACAGCGTGGCATTCGGCTCGTTCTACGACCTCGCCTACGTGGTCGACTATCTGAAGGGCCCGCGCGGCACCGGCGAGGAAGCGTACCCCAACTTCTGGTTCATCGACATCAAGAAGCAGATGCCGCAGTTGCTCGCATCGTGGGAGTTTCCGGACATTGAGAGCGCGGTGTTCCGCGTCCGCCAGGGGGTGCACTGGTGGCGGGCCGAGGACGTGGCACGTCCCAACCCGGCGCTGGCCGACTACTACGGCACGGAGCTGACCGCTCAGGACCTGGTGGACCGCTGGAACGCCGACGCGGCGGTCGTGGGCGCTGCCGCGGCCGACCGGGATTGGCAATGGAGCGTGCGTGCGGACGATCCCTGGGTCATCGACGTCAAGTTCCCGGAGCCGGACGCCACCAGTTGGTTCGTCGTCACCCTGAGCCGCATAAGCTGGTCGCATCCGGCGATGCACAACACCGAGGGCGTCAATCCCAGCGACTGGCAGGATGCGCTCGGCACCGGTCCGTGGATCCCGACCGACCACGTACCCGGCGTGACCACCAAGCTGAAGAAGAACCCCGCCTATTGGGACGTCGACCCGTTCATTCCGGAAAACAGCGTGCCCTACCTGGACACCAAGTCGATGACTCCAACCGCTGACGACCCGGCGATCACCATTGCGGCGCTGCGCAGCGGCCAGCTCGACGTGTTCGGGTTTCACGGCCTGCAGCCGGAGGACGTGTCGTCGCTGGAGCGCACCAACCCCGAGCTGGGACACGTCCCGCAGGGGGCGCTGCTGCGCGGCTTCAACGTGAACCTCAACATCGCCGATTCGCCGTGGGCCGACAAGCGCGTGCGCTACGCGGCGATGCTGGCGGTCAACCACCAGGAGATGGTGGACTCGTTCTACTACGGGCTCGCCTACCCGGGCGGTTACCCCGCGCAGTCGCTGCACGGCGACAACTACATCGGCCCCGACGAACTGAAGGCGATGGGCCGCGACGACCTGGCGGAGCTGTACGAGTACCACCCGGACAAGGCGCGCGCACTGCTCGCCGAGGCCGGCTACCCGGACGGCTTCGACACCACCATCCTGGCGATGCACTCGGTGTCGGAGGATGTCGAGCTGTTCGCCGGCTACCTGCGCGAAGTCGGCATCAACGCGGAACTGGACCTGATGGAGTCGGCGGCCTACTACTCCGCCTCGCTCGGGCCCGACCCCGACCCGCGCTTCACCGGGCTCACCTTCATCGACGCCGGAGCGCCGCAGATCGGCCTGATGGGCACGATGAACTTCCACCACGACCCGCGCGCGTCGCTGGTGTGGTACGGCAACCCGCTCGGTGACAACGTCACGCCGGAGAACCGGGCGGCGGCGGAGCGGCAGATGGAGCTGATCGACGCCGCCAAGACCGCGGAAGACCCCGCGACCTACCGCGAATTGTGGACCGAGCTGTACCTGCACACCCTGGAGGAAGCGTGGCACATCGCGGGCGTCACGGTGGAACAGCACATCTACTGGCAGCCGTGGGTGAAGGGTTTCGGCGGCGCCGTCGGCGACCTGATCTCGCAGGCCAACCTCAGCAAGTGGTGGTGGGTCGACTGCGACGCCAAGCTGTCGAGCAACGGACGCGCCTGTAACGACTGA
- a CDS encoding sulfatase-like hydrolase/transferase: MPTQPNILILLADQLRYDALSCNGAPVCRTPAMDAVGAAGVRFTGAFTPIALCTPARASLLTGRYPHNHLQLSNMGNFNGVFDDRLIGQPTLLSRLAAAGYRIGYAGKWHLPREGDGALWGVERWHAPAEWSGPLARDGYDFARDEVQRLEWGGAAPFAGRNSLPAAQTQEAWTADRAIEMVDAFGGGDAPFLVFASFFGPHFPYAVPEPWDTKYDPADVPRPDNFDERFAGKPLIQQKELLRWNAAHLTWPDWQRVIAAYWGYCSFVDHQVGRVLEALVRCGRRGDTIVVVTADHGDMLGSHRLFNKGFHMYEETHRVPLLLAGPGIQRGAITDAFANLVDLAPTLLELAAAEPLAGADGRSLAPLLAGRTPADWPDDVFAEFHGYETTLYSARMIRTADWKYVYNPATEDELYDLRSDPGELHNLAGLVAFGHVLRRMKERLVARMRATGDGLASENAWQANSYDLFLSARER; this comes from the coding sequence ATGCCGACCCAGCCGAACATCCTGATCCTGCTCGCCGACCAGCTCCGTTACGACGCGCTGAGCTGCAACGGCGCCCCGGTGTGCCGGACGCCCGCCATGGACGCGGTGGGCGCGGCCGGGGTGCGCTTCACCGGCGCTTTTACGCCGATCGCGCTGTGCACGCCGGCGCGCGCCTCGCTGCTGACCGGGCGCTATCCGCACAACCACCTGCAACTGTCCAACATGGGCAACTTCAACGGCGTGTTCGACGACCGGCTCATCGGTCAGCCCACGCTGCTGTCCCGCCTCGCCGCCGCCGGCTACCGGATCGGCTACGCCGGCAAGTGGCACCTGCCGCGCGAGGGCGACGGCGCGCTGTGGGGGGTGGAGCGCTGGCACGCGCCCGCCGAGTGGTCCGGCCCCCTGGCGCGAGACGGCTACGACTTCGCCCGCGACGAGGTGCAGCGCCTGGAGTGGGGCGGGGCGGCGCCGTTCGCCGGGCGCAACAGCCTGCCCGCCGCGCAGACCCAGGAGGCATGGACCGCGGACCGCGCAATCGAGATGGTGGACGCGTTCGGAGGCGGCGACGCCCCCTTCCTGGTGTTCGCCTCCTTCTTCGGGCCGCACTTCCCGTACGCCGTCCCGGAGCCGTGGGACACCAAGTACGATCCCGCCGACGTCCCGCGCCCGGACAACTTCGATGAGCGGTTCGCCGGCAAGCCGCTCATCCAGCAGAAGGAACTGCTGCGCTGGAATGCGGCCCACCTGACCTGGCCCGACTGGCAGCGCGTTATCGCCGCCTACTGGGGCTACTGCAGCTTCGTCGACCACCAGGTGGGCCGCGTGCTGGAAGCCCTGGTACGCTGCGGACGGCGCGGCGACACCATCGTGGTGGTGACCGCCGACCACGGCGACATGCTCGGCAGCCACCGGCTGTTCAACAAGGGCTTCCACATGTACGAGGAGACCCACCGCGTGCCGCTGCTGCTCGCCGGCCCCGGCATCCAACGCGGCGCCATCACCGATGCGTTCGCCAACCTGGTCGACCTGGCCCCCACGCTGCTGGAGCTGGCCGCGGCCGAACCGCTGGCCGGCGCCGACGGGCGCTCCCTGGCGCCGCTGCTCGCCGGGCGCACGCCCGCCGACTGGCCCGACGACGTGTTCGCCGAGTTCCACGGCTACGAGACCACCCTGTACAGCGCGCGCATGATCCGCACCGCCGACTGGAAGTACGTCTACAACCCCGCCACCGAGGACGAACTCTACGACCTGCGCTCCGATCCCGGCGAGCTGCACAACCTGGCCGGCTTGGTCGCCTTCGGCCACGTCCTGCGCCGCATGAAGGAACGCCTCGTCGCCCGCATGCGCGCCACCGGCGACGGCCTGGCGTCCGAAAACGCCTGGCAGGCCAACTCCTACGACCTGTTCCTCTCCGCCCGCGAACGCTGA
- a CDS encoding ABC transporter permease: MASTYEPEQAVTAAAARRGIAVLFGRLFKEKPHGAAGMIVVLVFFLTGVFADQLAPYDYADQDVPRRLEGPSAEFWLGTDQFGRDSLSRIIHGARISMVVGLLASAFTVLTATLLGVVSGYWGGTFDLVLQRFVDAVMSFPWLFLVLTAMLLLGPSILSIAVVIGVPWGIANVRTIRSVVLSVREHAYVEAARATGARPWRILAQHVLPQTVAPNIILFTVTLGSAIIGEATVSFLGFGIPPPQPTWGGMLSAEGRKYMEIAPALALWPGMCLAFVVFAINIFGDALRDLLDPRLRGGAGRFG, translated from the coding sequence GTGGCATCAACCTACGAACCCGAGCAGGCGGTCACGGCGGCCGCGGCGCGACGCGGAATCGCCGTCCTGTTCGGGAGGCTGTTCAAGGAGAAACCGCACGGCGCCGCCGGCATGATCGTGGTGCTGGTGTTCTTCCTGACCGGGGTGTTCGCCGACCAGTTGGCCCCGTACGACTACGCCGACCAGGACGTCCCGCGCCGCCTGGAGGGGCCGTCCGCGGAGTTCTGGCTCGGCACCGACCAGTTCGGGCGCGACTCGCTGAGCCGCATCATCCACGGCGCCCGTATCTCGATGGTGGTCGGCCTGCTGGCGAGCGCGTTCACGGTCCTCACCGCCACCCTGCTCGGCGTGGTCTCCGGCTACTGGGGCGGCACGTTCGACTTGGTGCTGCAGCGGTTCGTGGACGCGGTGATGAGCTTCCCGTGGCTGTTCCTGGTGCTGACCGCGATGCTGCTGCTGGGTCCGAGCATCCTGTCGATCGCGGTGGTGATCGGCGTGCCGTGGGGCATCGCCAACGTGCGCACCATCCGCAGCGTGGTGCTGAGCGTGAGGGAACACGCCTACGTGGAGGCGGCGCGCGCCACCGGCGCCCGGCCGTGGCGCATCCTGGCGCAGCACGTGCTGCCGCAGACCGTCGCCCCGAACATCATCCTGTTCACCGTCACGCTCGGCTCGGCGATCATCGGCGAGGCGACGGTGAGCTTCCTGGGGTTCGGGATTCCGCCGCCGCAGCCGACCTGGGGCGGCATGCTCAGCGCCGAGGGCCGCAAGTACATGGAGATAGCGCCGGCGCTGGCCCTGTGGCCCGGAATGTGCCTGGCGTTCGTGGTGTTCGCCATCAACATCTTCGGCGACGCCCTGCGCGACCTGCTCGACCCCCGCCTGCGCGGCGGCGCCGGGCGCTTCGGCTGA
- a CDS encoding PstS family phosphate ABC transporter substrate-binding protein translates to MSRSDRTGSSLFARAAALLAVLAYLAGGTTAMARGSGEDAGGAWSFIVSEESDDPMLPGINPLEVKGNIVTAGSSTVFPLSERMVERFKDEGFPGNISVDSIGTGAGFERFCSSGETDVSNASRAINGAEVTNCQAIGREPIEMRVGTDALAVVVSKDNTFADNVSMEQLHALFSTATTWSDVNPDWPDEPIQRFIPGTDSGTFDYFVEEVFEKDEEPILSAGNLQMSEDDNILVQGVLGGPYSVGFFGYAYYTENADKLHVLDIDGVEASTESVDDASYPLARPMFIYTTADIMTEKPQVAAFVAFYLTYVNEEVVDVGYFPANQATLDAAKQAWLAAVAASSSY, encoded by the coding sequence TTGTCACGGAGTGACCGTACAGGCTCATCTCTGTTCGCGCGCGCCGCCGCCCTGCTGGCGGTGCTGGCGTATCTGGCGGGCGGCACCACGGCGATGGCCAGGGGCTCCGGCGAGGACGCCGGCGGCGCCTGGTCGTTCATTGTGAGCGAGGAGTCCGACGATCCGATGCTGCCCGGCATCAACCCGCTCGAGGTAAAGGGCAACATCGTCACCGCCGGCAGCTCCACCGTGTTCCCGCTGTCCGAGCGCATGGTGGAGCGGTTCAAGGATGAAGGCTTCCCCGGCAACATCAGCGTCGACAGCATCGGCACCGGCGCCGGCTTCGAGCGGTTCTGCTCCAGCGGCGAAACCGACGTCTCCAACGCCAGCCGGGCGATCAACGGCGCCGAGGTGACCAACTGCCAGGCCATCGGTCGCGAGCCGATCGAGATGCGCGTCGGCACCGACGCCCTCGCCGTGGTGGTCAGCAAGGACAACACCTTCGCCGACAACGTCAGCATGGAGCAACTCCACGCCCTGTTCAGCACCGCCACCACCTGGAGCGACGTCAACCCCGACTGGCCCGACGAGCCGATCCAGCGCTTCATTCCCGGCACCGACAGCGGCACCTTCGACTACTTCGTGGAAGAGGTGTTCGAAAAGGACGAAGAGCCGATCCTGAGCGCCGGCAACCTGCAGATGAGCGAGGACGACAACATCCTGGTGCAGGGCGTGCTCGGCGGCCCCTACTCGGTGGGCTTCTTCGGCTACGCCTACTACACCGAGAACGCGGACAAGCTGCACGTGCTCGACATCGACGGCGTCGAGGCGAGCACGGAGAGCGTCGACGATGCCTCCTACCCGCTCGCCCGCCCGATGTTCATCTACACCACCGCGGACATCATGACCGAGAAGCCGCAGGTGGCCGCGTTCGTGGCCTTCTACCTGACCTACGTCAACGAGGAAGTGGTGGACGTGGGCTACTTCCCGGCCAACCAGGCCACGCTCGACGCCGCCAAGCAGGCCTGGCTCGCCGCCGTGGCCGCCAGCAGCAGCTACTAG
- a CDS encoding ABC transporter permease → MHAYILRRLLLIVPTLLIITLIVFAGLRFIPGDAVDIMVTLTPYKTGDEDPRIVLRRELGLDLPIHLQYARWMSGVLRGDLGTSFWSKLPVTEQIVIGLPVSLEVGSLALVFSLLIALPVAIYSGIRPDSVTDHVLRAIAIAFICVPSFWIGTMVLIYPPIWWGWAPRLSWIPFHANPVAHTIMVVIPAFILGMWLSGITMRLTRNMMLEVLRQDYIRTAWAKGLRERLVIVRHALKNALIPVLTMVGLQLPVLVGGAVVVESIFNLPGVGGIMVQAMEKRDYAIVSGLNLIAATFVLFVNLVIDVSYAWLDPRIRYQ, encoded by the coding sequence ATGCACGCGTACATCCTGCGGCGGTTGCTGCTGATCGTTCCCACCCTGCTGATCATCACCCTGATCGTGTTCGCCGGGTTGCGCTTCATTCCCGGCGATGCGGTGGACATCATGGTGACGCTCACCCCATACAAGACCGGCGACGAGGATCCGCGCATCGTGCTGCGCCGCGAGCTGGGGCTGGATCTGCCGATCCACCTCCAGTACGCGCGCTGGATGTCCGGCGTGCTGCGCGGCGACCTGGGCACATCGTTCTGGTCCAAGCTGCCGGTCACGGAGCAGATCGTGATCGGGCTGCCGGTCTCCCTGGAGGTGGGCTCGCTGGCCCTGGTGTTCTCGCTGCTGATCGCGCTGCCGGTGGCAATCTATTCCGGCATCCGGCCGGACAGCGTCACCGACCACGTGCTGCGCGCCATCGCCATCGCCTTCATCTGCGTGCCGAGCTTCTGGATCGGCACCATGGTGCTGATCTATCCGCCGATCTGGTGGGGATGGGCGCCGCGCCTGAGTTGGATCCCGTTCCACGCCAACCCGGTCGCGCACACCATCATGGTGGTGATCCCGGCGTTCATCCTCGGCATGTGGCTGTCCGGAATCACCATGCGGCTGACGCGCAACATGATGCTGGAAGTGCTGCGCCAGGACTACATCAGGACCGCCTGGGCGAAGGGGCTGCGCGAGCGGCTCGTGATCGTGCGCCACGCGCTCAAGAACGCGCTCATCCCGGTACTCACCATGGTCGGCCTGCAGCTCCCGGTGCTGGTGGGCGGCGCGGTGGTGGTGGAGTCGATCTTCAACCTGCCCGGCGTCGGCGGCATCATGGTGCAGGCAATGGAGAAGCGCGACTACGCGATCGTCTCCGGCCTCAACCTGATCGCCGCCACCTTCGTGCTGTTCGTGAACCTCGTCATCGACGTCAGCTACGCGTGGCTCGATCCGCGCATCCGCTACCAATAG